The DNA segment CGCAGCGCTCCTGGGTTGCATGCTGCTGTCGTCCTGCCAATCGGTGATCGAACAGACCTACGAGCCCAAGGTTTCGCCATCCTCCAATCCGCAAATCGTCGAGGAAGTGCAGAAGAACGACCCGCGTGCGCAGGTCGGCGCGCGCGAACATCCGCGCATCGTCGCAAGCTATGGCGGCGAATATCAGGATGAAAAGACCGAGCGCCTGGTTGCCCGTATCACCGGCGCGCTGACGGCGGTTTCGGAAAATCCGAACCAGTCCTACCGGATCACCATCCTCAATTCCCCCGCCATCAACGCCTTTGCGCTGCCGGGCGGCTATCTCTACGTGACGCGCGGTCTCCTGGCGCTCGCCAATGATGCTTCGGAAGTGGCTGCCGTGCTCTCCCATGAAATGGCGCATGTCACCGCCAACCACGGCATCGAGCGCCAGCAGCGTGAAGAGGCGGAGGTCATTGCCAGCCGCGTCGTGTCCGAAGTTCTGTCGAGCGATCTGGCGGGCAAGCAGGCCTTGGCGCGCGGCAAACTGCGGCTGGCGGCCTTTTCGCGCAATCAGGAATTGCAGGCTGATGTGATCGGCGTGCGCATGCTCGGCGAAGCCGGCTACGACCCCTATGCGGCGGCGCGTTTCCTGGATTCGATGGCGGCCTATAGCCGTTTCTCCTCGGTCGATCCCGACAGCGACCAGAGCCTGGACTTCCTGTCGAGCCATCCGAGCGCGCCGCAGCGCGTCGATCTCGCCCGCCGCCATGCCCGCGCCTTTGGGGCGGAAGGGGCCGTGGGCGACCGGGGCCGTGACTATTATCTCGCCGGTATCGACGGCCTGCTCTATGGCGACAGCCCGCAGGAAGGCTATGTGCGCGGCCAGACATTCCTGCATGGCAAGCTCGGCATCCGCTTTGACGTGCCCGCAGGCTTCCAGATCGACAACAAGGCGGAAGCGGTGCTGGCGACCGGGCCGGATGAGACGGCGGTCCGGTTCGACGGCGTGGCCGATGGCCAGAAGCGCAGCCTGACCGATTATATTGCCAGCGGCTGGGTAACCGGCCTGCAACCGGACACGATCCGCGCCGTGGAGATCAACGGGCTGGAGGCGGCAACGGCGCGGGCATCGGCCGAGCGCTGGGATTTCGACGTGACCGTGATCCGCATCGACACGCAGATCTACCGTTTCCTCACCGCCGTGCCGAAGGGCGCACCGAGTTTGGAGCCAACCGCCAACGTGCTGCGAACCTCCTTCCGCCGCATGACACCACAGGAAGCGGCGGCGTTGAAACCGTTGCGTATCCGTGTCGTCACCGCACGGCCCGGCGATACGCTGGCAACGCTGTCGGCCCGGATGATGGGCACCGACCGCAAGCTCGACCTCTTCCGCCTGATCAATGCCATGCAGGTGACCTCGACGGTGAAGCCCGGCGACAGGGTGAAGATCATTTCGGAATGAGGGCTCAGCCCCAGGTCAGCGGGTCGAGCCGGAGATAGAAGCCGAGGCGGCCGTCGTCCTCCGTCAGGCCGTTAATGCCGAACAGGATCTGCCGGGCGCTTTCGGCCTGCTCTCTGGTCTCCCAGCTTTCCCGCGCATTGGCCAGCATCAGCGCAAAGTCGGCATGGCGATCGGCAAGGCCGAGACGGCCGAGATCGATGAGGCCGGTGCATCGCAGGGTCTCAGGATCGACCATGAAATTCGGCATACAGGCGTCGCCGTGGCAGATCACGAGATCAGCCTTTTCCTGCTCAAGCCGCTGCGGCGCCTCCGTCTCGATCTCGGCGAGAAGTCCTGCAGGCGGACGGCCTTTGTCTTGCGGGGAGAGGAACTCCGGATTGACGGCATTACGGCCGACAACATCGCGCGCGGTCGCCACCATGTCAGCAAGGCGGCGGGAAAAGGGGCAGGACGCTACCGGCAGGCCGTGCAGGGCTTTCAACGTTTCGGCCATCGATGGCCAGGCTTTCAACAGGTCTGCTGCCGGAAGCGCGCTTGCGGGAATACCGGGAACCGCCGAGAGGATAAGGGCTGCGCCATCGTCGTTTTCGATCCAGTCCAGCACGCGCGGCGCGCCAATGTTGGTCTTTGACAGCCATTCGACCCGCCGCCGCTCTTGCGCCAGCGCTTTCCGGCGGGCGGGGCCGGCAATTTTCGCATAACGGTTTGCATCATCGCTGCGAAAAACGGCATCGCCGGATTCACCATGGCTGACGGGCTGCCATCCGGCGCTTGAAGGCAGGAAAGACGGGAGGTGAAGCGGCATGGCGGGAATGTCCTGAGCGAAGGCTTCCGAGGAAGGTCTTTGATTTAGGAATGCTCCGTTTGAGGATCAATGCCATGCGTGCAAAGCCGTGCGACAGGCTGCGGGCGAGAGGGGGAATGCTGTTATCTACATTTAAAGCTGAGACCCGGAGCTTGGGTCTTTGTTAACGTTTGCCTTCGAGATGCCGGAGTATTGCGGTTATGAGGTCCGGCGTGCAATGCGGCTGCCGCTTGCGCTCAAGGTGCCCCTGGCGGCGTAAAATGCACGCTTGTGCTCGTACATCAGCGTGTCGGCGCGCTGGACGAGGGATTCCATGGATTCGCCCTGTTCGCTGGTGGCGACGCCGAAGGACATGGTGAGCGGCGCGCTCGAGTAGAACTGGTTGTTGATCTTCAGGAGCTCGTTGATCGTGTCCATGATCGCGGCCGCTGCCTTGTTGTCAGCGCCCGGCAAGAGGACGGCGAATTCGTCGCCGCCGATGCGGGCTGCATGGTTGGGCTGTGACACCGCGCCATTGAGGATTTCGCCGAACCGGCGCAACAGGGCATCGCCGGCATCATGGCCGAGCTGATCATTGGCTTCTTTCAGCCCGTTGAGATCGATGATGATCGCCGAAATCGGGCGCAGCGACTTGCGCTCCAGCCGGTTGATCTCCTCGGCATAGAAGGCGCGGTTGTAGAGCTTGGTGAGCACATCGTGCTTGCCGAGATATTCGAGATAGGCCTCGGCCTTCTTGCGCGCGGTGATATCGGTGAGCGCGACCTGGACGCGGGCCCAGTCGTGTTCGCGGCCGGGGAAGACCGAAAAATGCAGCAGAATGTGCCGCTCCGACCCATCCAGCGCATAGTTGATGACTTCGCGGTGGTGGAATAGGTTGCCGTTCCAAAGTTCGATCAGCTGCTCGCGGAACGGCTTTTCCATGTCGCCCCGGAAGATGTCGCTGAGCCGCTGCAGCAGCGTCATGCGGTCTGATGCGCAGAAGAGGTCGAGCGTGGCCTGGTTGACGTCGATGACGCGGATTTCGCTCATGCACTGCGTGACGAATTCCGGATGGACATCCATGAAGGTGCGGAAATCGACGATGCCGCGGGCGCGGATATCCTCGATCAACGTCTTGATGCGGCTGAAATCCTCGATCCACAGCGAGACCGGCGAATGCTCGAAAATGCCTTCGGCATAGAGCCTCTGTGTGATCTCGGCCCGGCGCGCATCTTCGCGCGCGGTAATGTCTTCGGTGGTCAGCAATATCTTGGCAAGCGAGCCCTCATGGCCCGGCATGACGGCGCCACGAAGCTGAATATCGAGCCGGCGGCCTGAAAGCGTGTAGTTGACGGTGGTGCTGGAAAACGCCAGCTTTCCGTCGAAGAGGTCGGCCAGTTCGTTGATATGGGTTTCGAGCATGTCGTCGCGGAAGATCTGCGCCACACCGGCGCGAAGATGATCGACGTCATCGGCCTCGAAGAGCTCGAGCGTCTTCCGGTTGACATCGATAACGCAGATCAGCGTGGAGCATTGCGCGATACGCGAAACGTCGTCGCGCAGGAAGGTACGGATATCGGTGATCCCCTGTGATCGCCAGATATCGAACAGCGATTTGACCTCGCTGAAATCCTCAATCCACATGGCAATCGGCGCAAGATTGAAGACGCTGGACTCGAATGTGTCTTGCATTGTGCCACCTGAAAGCGAGCCGGTTAAAGATGTGCAACCGGCAGAGATATGCGTATCCACAGTCTTACCCGCGAAAGGTAAACCGCGTCTTGATTGCTGCATCACAACATTTGAGGGTGGGAGTGCGTTGTGGCCGAATTTGGCCCTTACAGCTCGGGTTGAATAGCCTTACCCGGCAGAGGAGGGGTTGAGATTACCGAAAGGCTATTTTCTAACTTTCCTGCAGCTTATGCTGGAAACTGAACGGTTTGCTAAATTCTCCCTTTCCTTCTCCCCTTGGATCCAGGGCAAGCTCACAACTAGACTCAAGCCAGCCAAGTCATTGATCTGAAATAGTCTTTTGACCCGACGGACGTCGGATCACTGTATCCCCGCCACAGGGGCGAGGATGACGGAGGGTGGGGAGCTTTCACCGCGCCGTAGGTGCGCTCACGCTTGGCGGTGAGCGCCGCTTTGTCTCTTGGCGGTGAGCGCCGCGTTGTCTAGTGGCGCATGGCCAGCACCGGGGCTTCGGCGACCAGGGCTACTTTCAGCTTTTCCAGGGCGCGGGTTTCGATCTGGCGGACGCGTTCCTTGGAGATGCCGAGGTCGGCGCCGAGTTCTTCCAGCGTGGCGCTGTCTTCGCAGAGACGCCTGGCGCTGATGATCTTCATCTCGCGCTCGTTCAGCTGGCAAAGCGCGTGGCTGAGCCAGGTGCGGCGGCGCTCGCTGTCGATCATGTCGGAGACCTGCTCGTCGGGCAGGGGGGCGTCGCAGGCGAGAAGGTCGAGGCGCTCGCCGCCGTCGGATTCACCAGAGGATGAAATCGGCGCCTGCAGCGATGCGTCATTGCCGGAGAGGCGCGCGTCCATGGTCTGCACATCAGCAAGGCTGACGCCGAGCGCCACGGCGATTTCCTCATGCACGGCGCGCGCCGTTAGCTGGCGGTCGCCCTGGGCGAGCTTGGCGCGCAGGCGGCGCAGATTGAAGAACAGGGCTTTTTGCGCCGACGAGGTGCCGCCGCGCACGATCGACCAGTTGCGCAGCACATAATCCTGCATCGAGGCACGGATCCACCAGCTGGCATAGGTGGAGAAGCGGACGTCGCGGCTCGGCTCGAACCGGGCTGCGGCTTCCAGAAGGCCGATATGGCCTTCTTGGACGAGATCGCTCATCGGCAGGCCGAAATTGCGGAACTTGGAGGCCATGGAAATCACCAGGCGCATATGCGCCATGGCGATCTTGTTGCGGGCATCCTGGTCCTGGTGGTCTTTCCAGGCCAAGGCCAACGCATGTTCCTCATCCCGTGCGAGATAGGGTGCCGCCATGGCGATCTTGATCATCCGCCGGTCTGCTGAGAGATTTTTCATCGGCTACTCCATGACGGGCACGAGGCGTGCCGCTGAACGATAGGTCGATAGGTAATTCGGGATTTCCAACGCCTGGTGCTTGACCAGAATTCGAACCGCCCTACTTCCCGTTAAGATCCGAGGCCGGAGAGAGTGGCCGCGGCTGCCCGGATTTGCGCAAGGCACATAATCCGGACGCTTTCAAACGCGCGACCTGACGAAAAGGTTCCCTGCTGCGCTGCCGTATTTTTGCGGCGGCGGGCATTTTTTTGCTGCGTGGCTGTGTTCGCGGCGAACAGCACAACCAGCGCGCGTTGCCTGGTCCGCTCGAATCACCTTGAGAAGCAAAAAGTGAAATCCGTCCTGCATTTAGCCTCAGCATGGCGGGCAAATCTTGTGTGACGTGATGATTGCTGCTTGCCGGAAAAGTTAAAAAAGCGTTAACTTTTGATGGTTGTCCCCATAAGTTGCCTGTGAGTTAGTTAAAGACAGGGCTTGGACGGGATTCCTGTTTGTCCGGCACGGGTCTAGAGTCGCGTTATGAAAACACTATCCATCGAGGTGCGCCCGGGCGAGCCGAGGGACGCCATGTCCATATCGGACGTGCACCGCGTCTCGTGGCTGCAAGCCTATGGCGGCCTCATTCCACACAAGCCGCTGACCCAGATGGTGCATCGGCGCGACCATGCATGGTGGCGCAAGGCGACGCGCGGACCCTCGACGCTGCTGGTCGTCGAAGTGGCCGGCGTCATCGCCGGTTATGCGACCTTGGGCCTCAACCGTTCCCGCTCGCTGCCGCAGGAAGGCGAGGTCTACGAGATTTACCTGCGGCCGGAATATCAGGGCATCGGCCTTGGCCGCATCCTGTTCGGCGAAGCCAAAAGCCTGTTGAAATCGCTGGGCTGCCAGGGGCTGGTCGTCTGGTGCCTGGAAGACAGCCACCATGCCGACCGTTTCTTCCGCATGGCCGGTGGCCGCGATATCTGCGAGGGCATGGAGGATTTCGGCGAGAAGAACCTGAAAAAGATCGGCTATATCTGGGATTGATATTTTTGCCGGTCTTCAGGGATTTCGGAAGGAATGGCTGGGATCGGTTGCGAGCGCGCCGCGCACCCCATGAAAAACCGCCTTATCTTTAGCGCAAACAAAACCCGCAGCATTTGCATCGGCGACCTGACGGGCCAGCAGGTTCGGCTCCGGATTTGACAGCGCATCGACATAGCCGACGACACAGCCCTTGCCATCGCTTGCAGCAACTTTCGAAATGACGAGAACCTGGCCGGTATCGGCGGGGGCGGGGCCAGGCTGCATGACGCCGGAATTGGAGATGAACCAGCGCTGGATGGCTGCCACCGGCAGTCCGCTAACGTTCAACCGCCATTCGATCGTCCGTCCCGTATAGTTGTAGGCGCCAAAGGTCTCGAACGTGCCTTTGATAAAGGCTTGAGCCACCTTGCCGTAAAGAATGGCCTGGCGCAGTTCGACCTCCGTATAATAGACGGGATAATCGGTGTAACCTTTGCACATCAGCATGATGGCGCCGCCCGGTTCGTCGTCGCCCGACAGCTGTTTGCAGTGATCGGTATCGAGTGTCGTGTAGACGCTCTCATTGGCGCGGGCAGCCTGCGGCACGGCGATGATCAGGGCCAGCGATGCGAGAATGCAGACATGCTTCATCCTGGATGCTCCTGTTCACCGATCCTTCATATCCGGCACGAATATCCGCTGAAACGTCGCATTTTTCGGACGAAAACGAAAGTCATGTTGCGCCGCGTCATGTTTCCCGTTATCGGACTTGCCATCCGAAAAACTGGCCCGTGGGGGAAAACTCATGCGTATTGATGCAATTTCGATTGGAAAGAATCCGCCTGAAGATATCAACGTGATCGTCGAGGTTCCGGTTGGCGGGCATCCGATCAAGTATGAAATGGACAAGGAAGCCGGTACGCTGGTGGTCGACCGTTTCCTCTACACGCCGATGACCTATCCGGGAAATTACGGTTTCGTGCCGCACACGCTGTCGGAAGACGGCGATCCGATCGATGTGCTGATCGCATCCACCCGTCCGCTGGTTCCCGGCTGCGTCATCAACGTGCGCCCGATCGGCGTCTTGATGATGGAAGACAATTCCGGCAAGGACGAAAAGATCGTCGCCGTGCCGAACTACCAGCTGACCAAGCGCTACGACAAGGTGAAGGACTATACGGACCTTCCGGAAATCACCCTGCAGCAGATCGAGCATTTCTTCGAGCACTACAAGGACCTGGAGCCCGGCAAGTGGGTGAAGATCTATGGCTGGAAGGATGTCACCGTTGCCCAACAGCTGATCCTCGAAGCTGTCGAGCGCGCCAAGGGCGAGAAGTAACAACCCTGCTGGGAATGCGGCCTCTTTCGTTTAAGAGGGGCTTTTTGTGAGTTTTGGGCGCGTGGCCCCCTCATCCGGCCCTGCGGGCCACCTTCTCCCCGGTGGGGAGAAGAGGGAGGGTGGGGTGGCCGCCGCTCCGTAAAAGAAAACCTCCGGATTGGGTGATCCGGAGGTTTTTTGTTGTTAGGGGTTCAAGCTTGGGTTCGAAGGCTTGGGAACGGTTAGCTGAGCAGGGCGGCAGCAACGGTGGTGTTGAGGAAATACCAGAGGAAATAAAGGATGACCAAGACGACCAGCGGCGAGAGATCGACGCCGCCCATATTGGGCAGCACGTTGCGGATCGGCCGGTAGAGCGGTTCCGTCAGCTGATAGAGCGAGCGGCCGATCATGTTGATGGCGTTGTTGTTCACGTTGATGACGTTGAAGGCATAGAGCCAGGAAAAAATCGCCGAGGCGATGACCAGGAACCACGCAATGTTGATGATGAAATTCAGGGTCGCAATGACAGCAAGCATGCCGGTCTCCAATTCGTTGTTGACAGACATGTAGACATTGACGACTAAACCGGCAAGTCCGTGCTTTCGCTATGGGCCAAACATGTTTAATACGGCGGGATAGCCTGCCGTTGTTCGGAAAGATCGCCGCATGTCCGTCCTTCAGGGTGCTGACCGGTTCGCCGCGTTCCGGCATGTCTCCTACGCCCGTTTCTTCTTCGCCCGCTTCCTTGCATCCTTCGCCATCCAGATCATCAGCGTCTCGGTGGGCTGGCAGATGTACGAGCAGACACAGAACACGCTCTATCTCGGCCTGATCGGCCTTTTTCAGTTCCTGCCGTCGCTGCTGTTGATCCTGATCACCGGATCGGTGGCCGACCGGCATTCGCGGCGCATGATTGTCTCCATCTGCATAATCATCAGCGCACTCTGCGCGGCGGCGCTGCTGGGGCTGACCATCGCGGATGCGTTTTCGCCCTGGCCGGTCTTTGCCATCCTGATCGTCTTCGGGATCGAGCGCGCCTTCATGGCGCCCGCCGTGCAGTCGCTGGCGCCCAACCTTGTTCCAGCCCGGGATCTCGCCAACGCCATCGCCTGGAATTCCTCTTCCTGGCAGACGGCTGCCATTCTCGGCCCCGTCGCCGGGGGCCTGCTGTATGGGCTGAGCGCGCTAGTCGCCTATTCCGTAGCGCTTGCCTTCCTCGTCCTGTCGGCCGTCCTCGTCTTCATGATCGAGAAGCCGGCGCAGCATAGTCTCAGCGAACCGCGCGACTGGACCTCGGTTCTGGCCGGGTTCAGGTTCATCCGCTCGGAAAAGATCGTGCTGGGGGCGATCTCGCTCGACCTGTTTGCGGTGCTTCTGGGCGGTGCCGTGGCGCTGATGCCGGTCTTTGCCAGCGAAATCCTGATCCTCGGGCCTCTCGGTCTTGGCCTGTTGCGGGCGGCGCCCGGCATCGGCGCGATCCTCGTGGCGGTGACGCTCGCAGCCTACCCGATCCGCCACCATGCCGGCCGGCTGATGTTTGCCGGAGTGGCGCTGTTTGGTCTCGGCACGGTGATCTTCGGCCTGTCACAGGTTGCCTGGCTGTCGATCATGGCGCTGATGCTGATGGGCGGGGCGGACATGATTTCCGTCTATGTGCGCGAAACGCTGATCGCGCTGTGGACGCCGGATGCGGTGCGCGGCCGGGTCAATGCGGTCAACATGGTGTTTGTCGGCGCGTCGAACGAACTGGGCGAATTCCGCGCCGGTACGATGGCGCATTTCATCGGGGCTGTCCCGGCCGTCGTCATCGGCGGTGCCGGTACGCTGGCGGTCGCGGTGATCTGGGCGCTCGGCTTTCCGCGACTGCGCAAGATCGATTCGCTGGATGCGCCGGATCGTTCTGTTTCGGGGTGATCATCGCGTTTGCGTGCGTGGTTGGCACCCCCTCTGCCGGCACTGCCGGCATCTCCACCGCAAGGGCGGAGAGTGGCGGCACGCTTTTATGACCGGTCAGGCCGCCGCGATGGTGCGCCGATCATAGGTCCTGTCGTCGAAAAGCATGTCACTTTTCCTCGTGCGCGGTTGCCTCCTCCACGACGTCGAGCTTGGCGGCCACCTCCTGCCGCTTGATGATCCGGTCCCTGCCGGATACGCCGAGCAGGTCAGCGATCCGCCAGACCACATGATCCTCCATCTCGCTGCGCTTGCCATCGGCATAGACAATCTCCCACAGCATACCGATCAGGTCTATCCGCTGCTCCTCGGAAAAATGCCGCTTGATGTCGGAGGTGAAGCGGAAGAAATCGATGGCCTGGCTTTCGGCGGTCTCGCCGGCGGCAATCAGGGCGTCGAGCGACGCATCGTCCAGCTGATAGTGGTCCTTGACCATCGAGCGTATTTTCTTGCGCTCCTTCTCATGGACCTCGCCATCGGCCTCCATCACCTGGATGCAGAGGGCGGCGATGGCAATGCGGGGATCACCGGGCTCGATAACAGGCGTTCCACTGCCGGTCAGGCCGTCGAGGAAAGTTCGAAAACGTTCAAACATGGTTTTCCGTTAAAGATCGGGGTTTCTCAAAACAGGCGAAATGTGGTCTTTTCCAAAGGCTTGCTGGCGTCTTCGCGCACGCCGGGATCATCCGGCGGGCGGCCGAAGAAGGGCTCGACGACCGTCTCCACCGGCTTGCCATCTGCAGTCGTCTTGCCGTCGCTAACCTTGGCCGGGACCGGTTTTGGCTCCGTCTTCACCGTCTGCGGCACGATGACCGATTCGCTCGGGGCCGGAACGGCGATGGTCTTGACCACCGGCTCCTCCGGTTTTTCCTCGACTTCGATAACGTGGCGGGGGGCGTCGCTGGGTAAGGCGGAGGTCACGTCCTGTTCCGGCTGCGGCTCGTCCTTTGGTTCCGGGCGATGATGGACGATGGCCACCGGCGGCAGGCTGCGGATCGCCTCATCGGCGGCATCCGGCGTGCCGTCCTCGATCGGACCGGCAATCTGGGCGACCGGCTGTTTCCATTCGAACGCATCGAGGCGGCCGCTGACGGGCGAGACCGGCAGCCATTCGGGTGCGGTGACGCCATCTGCGGTCCAGGCGGGGTCACGCGGGCTTTTCAGTGCCTGGTTCATCCAGTGGCGGATCCGGCCGTCATCATTGGTATCGGCCTCCTCGATATCGGCGAGCAGCAGAAAGATGCTTTCGCTCGGCTGGATCCGGGCTGCGGCTTCCGCCTTGGAGCGGGCAAGCGGCAGCTGGCGGGCCTCGAGCGCGCTTTCGGCAACGGCTGCCAGCGCAACCGCGTTGTTGGGGCGCAGCGCCTCCAGCTTGCTGGCGCGCTTCAGCCGGTCGGTGGCGGAATCGCCGCTGCGGGCGCGGACATAGAGCTTGGCCACGTCCGGATGCGGGTCCTGCTTCCAGAGCTTTTCCAGAATGCCGGCGCCCTTGCGCAGGTTGTCCTCGCGAAACAGCGCCTTGGCGGCGATGAGGCCGGCGGGGACCAGATCCTCGGCCAGCTTCAAGGCGGCCTGCGCATCGTCGCGGGCCCCCTTCGGATCGGCCTCCAGCTTTTCAGAGGCGCGCGCGGTCAGCAGCACGGCTTTCTTGCGGTCGGCCTCCTTGCGTTCGATGACATGCGCCGTGCGGCTCTGGTCGAGCAGGCGGATGGCCTCATCCCACTGGCCGGTCTGGCTGCGGTAATCGAGCGCAGCCAGCGTTGCCCAGGGCAGGTGCGGCGCCTTGTCGGCGGCGCGCTCGGCATATTGGCGGGCCGCCTCGTTGGCGCCCAGCCGCTTGGCTTCGAGATAGAGACCGCGCAGGCCGAGTTCCCGGGTTTCCGGATCGTCGGCCATCAGCTCGAATTTCTTGCGGGCGTCGTCATATTTGCCTTCGATCAACGCGGTCTGGGCTTCGAGCAGATGGATCAGCGGTTCCTGGTCGGCGCTCAACAGTCCGCGCGTGCGGGCGGTCATCTTGCGGGCAAGGGCGCTATCGCCGGCGCCGGCGGCAATCAGGCCGGACGAGAGCGCCTGATAGCCACGGTCGCGCTTGCGGGCGCGGAAATAGCGGGAGATGGAATGGGGCGAGAGCCAGACGACGCGCACGAGCCAGACCGCAATCAGGATGGCTGCGATCAGCGAGGCAAGCAGCGTTGCCGCCACCATCAGGCTCATTTCGATGCGTTGACCCTGCCAGATCAGCGACAGTTCGCCGGGACGGTCGGCAAGCCAGGCGAAGCCTGCGCCAAGGGCAAGGACGATGAGAACATAGAACAGAATACGGATCATGAACTCTTCCTTAGCCCTGGTTGGCCGTCATCGCGCCGGCAACGGTGGCGTCGATCAGACCCTCGACGCGGATGCGCTGGTCCAGCTTGGTCTTGAAATCGGCACCGGCGGCCTTGGCAGGCTCCGGCAGGGTATCCCATTCCAGGCTCGCGCCCTTGAGATCGCCATTGGTGAGCCTGTCCTCGATCCGGGCGACGACGGCCTCGGGGCCTTCGCCCTCGACGCTGCCGACCGGGCGGACGCGGATGGCCGAAGAGGCGCTGTCCATTAGGCGGGAAAAAACGCCCTGGTTGGGATCGGTGTGACGGGTCGCCTCAAGCATCGCATCGGCAACATCCGGGAAATCGCGGACCAGATCGGCGCGCGGCACGACCCCGGTTTTGGCATCCTCGGCAAGGCCCGTGACGGCTGCGTCTGTGGCGGCAATGCTCTTCAGTGCATCGAGTTCGGCCAAGAACGGTCCGCCGCGGTCTATCGCCGTCTTCAGCGCGGTGACGGCGATGGCGCGCGCGAGCTGCACGTCGCTTGCCGGTTCGTCGATCTTCTTTTCGGCTGCATCGAGGCGGGTCGAAAGCTCGGATTTAGCGGCTTGCGTCGATTGCTGCGCATCGGCAAGCGCCGATTTCAGCGTAGCGATCTCGCCCGTCAGGTTGGTGATCTGGGCATCCAGGCCGGAGACATCGGCGGCCGCGCCATTG comes from the Pararhizobium qamdonense genome and includes:
- a CDS encoding M48 family metalloprotease, with the protein product MSTTTGTQRRVTRAGAGVSSRAVAALLGCMLLSSCQSVIEQTYEPKVSPSSNPQIVEEVQKNDPRAQVGAREHPRIVASYGGEYQDEKTERLVARITGALTAVSENPNQSYRITILNSPAINAFALPGGYLYVTRGLLALANDASEVAAVLSHEMAHVTANHGIERQQREEAEVIASRVVSEVLSSDLAGKQALARGKLRLAAFSRNQELQADVIGVRMLGEAGYDPYAAARFLDSMAAYSRFSSVDPDSDQSLDFLSSHPSAPQRVDLARRHARAFGAEGAVGDRGRDYYLAGIDGLLYGDSPQEGYVRGQTFLHGKLGIRFDVPAGFQIDNKAEAVLATGPDETAVRFDGVADGQKRSLTDYIASGWVTGLQPDTIRAVEINGLEAATARASAERWDFDVTVIRIDTQIYRFLTAVPKGAPSLEPTANVLRTSFRRMTPQEAAALKPLRIRVVTARPGDTLATLSARMMGTDRKLDLFRLINAMQVTSTVKPGDRVKIISE
- a CDS encoding APH(3'') family aminoglycoside O-phosphotransferase; protein product: MPLHLPSFLPSSAGWQPVSHGESGDAVFRSDDANRYAKIAGPARRKALAQERRRVEWLSKTNIGAPRVLDWIENDDGAALILSAVPGIPASALPAADLLKAWPSMAETLKALHGLPVASCPFSRRLADMVATARDVVGRNAVNPEFLSPQDKGRPPAGLLAEIETEAPQRLEQEKADLVICHGDACMPNFMVDPETLRCTGLIDLGRLGLADRHADFALMLANARESWETREQAESARQILFGINGLTEDDGRLGFYLRLDPLTWG
- a CDS encoding sensor domain-containing diguanylate cyclase, with the protein product MQDTFESSVFNLAPIAMWIEDFSEVKSLFDIWRSQGITDIRTFLRDDVSRIAQCSTLICVIDVNRKTLELFEADDVDHLRAGVAQIFRDDMLETHINELADLFDGKLAFSSTTVNYTLSGRRLDIQLRGAVMPGHEGSLAKILLTTEDITAREDARRAEITQRLYAEGIFEHSPVSLWIEDFSRIKTLIEDIRARGIVDFRTFMDVHPEFVTQCMSEIRVIDVNQATLDLFCASDRMTLLQRLSDIFRGDMEKPFREQLIELWNGNLFHHREVINYALDGSERHILLHFSVFPGREHDWARVQVALTDITARKKAEAYLEYLGKHDVLTKLYNRAFYAEEINRLERKSLRPISAIIIDLNGLKEANDQLGHDAGDALLRRFGEILNGAVSQPNHAARIGGDEFAVLLPGADNKAAAAIMDTINELLKINNQFYSSAPLTMSFGVATSEQGESMESLVQRADTLMYEHKRAFYAARGTLSASGSRIARRTS
- a CDS encoding RNA polymerase factor sigma-32, coding for MKNLSADRRMIKIAMAAPYLARDEEHALALAWKDHQDQDARNKIAMAHMRLVISMASKFRNFGLPMSDLVQEGHIGLLEAAARFEPSRDVRFSTYASWWIRASMQDYVLRNWSIVRGGTSSAQKALFFNLRRLRAKLAQGDRQLTARAVHEEIAVALGVSLADVQTMDARLSGNDASLQAPISSSGESDGGERLDLLACDAPLPDEQVSDMIDSERRRTWLSHALCQLNEREMKIISARRLCEDSATLEELGADLGISKERVRQIETRALEKLKVALVAEAPVLAMRH
- a CDS encoding GNAT family N-acetyltransferase; amino-acid sequence: MKTLSIEVRPGEPRDAMSISDVHRVSWLQAYGGLIPHKPLTQMVHRRDHAWWRKATRGPSTLLVVEVAGVIAGYATLGLNRSRSLPQEGEVYEIYLRPEYQGIGLGRILFGEAKSLLKSLGCQGLVVWCLEDSHHADRFFRMAGGRDICEGMEDFGEKNLKKIGYIWD
- the ppa gene encoding inorganic diphosphatase, encoding MRIDAISIGKNPPEDINVIVEVPVGGHPIKYEMDKEAGTLVVDRFLYTPMTYPGNYGFVPHTLSEDGDPIDVLIASTRPLVPGCVINVRPIGVLMMEDNSGKDEKIVAVPNYQLTKRYDKVKDYTDLPEITLQQIEHFFEHYKDLEPGKWVKIYGWKDVTVAQQLILEAVERAKGEK
- a CDS encoding YggT family protein, which translates into the protein MLAVIATLNFIINIAWFLVIASAIFSWLYAFNVINVNNNAINMIGRSLYQLTEPLYRPIRNVLPNMGGVDLSPLVVLVILYFLWYFLNTTVAAALLS
- a CDS encoding MFS transporter encodes the protein MSVLQGADRFAAFRHVSYARFFFARFLASFAIQIISVSVGWQMYEQTQNTLYLGLIGLFQFLPSLLLILITGSVADRHSRRMIVSICIIISALCAAALLGLTIADAFSPWPVFAILIVFGIERAFMAPAVQSLAPNLVPARDLANAIAWNSSSWQTAAILGPVAGGLLYGLSALVAYSVALAFLVLSAVLVFMIEKPAQHSLSEPRDWTSVLAGFRFIRSEKIVLGAISLDLFAVLLGGAVALMPVFASEILILGPLGLGLLRAAPGIGAILVAVTLAAYPIRHHAGRLMFAGVALFGLGTVIFGLSQVAWLSIMALMLMGGADMISVYVRETLIALWTPDAVRGRVNAVNMVFVGASNELGEFRAGTMAHFIGAVPAVVIGGAGTLAVAVIWALGFPRLRKIDSLDAPDRSVSG
- a CDS encoding tellurite resistance TerB family protein; translated protein: MFERFRTFLDGLTGSGTPVIEPGDPRIAIAALCIQVMEADGEVHEKERKKIRSMVKDHYQLDDASLDALIAAGETAESQAIDFFRFTSDIKRHFSEEQRIDLIGMLWEIVYADGKRSEMEDHVVWRIADLLGVSGRDRIIKRQEVAAKLDVVEEATAHEEK